The Enterobacter oligotrophicus sequence CTACGAGTTGTCGTGGCACCAGGCGATGCAGCGCTTACCGAGAAACCGCTGTCTGGCGACGGGCTACTCCTGCCGCAGCCAGGTGAAACGCGTTGAGGGTAACGGTGTCCGCCATCCATTACAGGCTTTACTGGAGATTATAGGATGATCTGGAAACGTGCAGTGACGCTACAGGCGCTGAATGCCATGGGCGAGGGGAATATGGTGGGTTTGCTGGATATTCAGTTTACCCGTATTGGTGAGAACGAACTGGAGGCGACGATGCCGGTCGATAACCGTACTCACCAGCCGTTTGGCTTGTTGCACGGCGGTGCGTCCGTTGTGCTGGCTGAAACGCTGGGCTCGGTGGCGGGTTATCTGTGTACGGAAGGGGAGCAGAAAGTCGTCGGGCTGGAGGTTAACGCCAACCACATTCGCTCGGTGCGCAGTGGCCGCGTGCGCGGTATTTGTCGCGCGCTTCATGCCGGGAGCCGTCATCAGGTGTGGCAGATTGATATTCTGGATGAACAGGAACGCCTGTGTTGTTCGTCCCGTCTGACGACGGCGGTTGTGTAAAGTTTCCGGATGCCTTGCCTTTGGTCAAAAACTAACCAGCGCATTGTGGTATACTGGTCAGGTTTTGAACATAAGCGAGGACATCATGGATACTGAAATAACCCCAACCCAACTGGCAATCGAATATTTACGTCGCGATAAGAGCAACCTGTCTCCGGCGCAGTACCTGAAAAAACTGAAACAGCTTGAGCTGGAGTTTGCTGATTTGCTGGCGCTCTCTTCAAATGAACTGAAAGAAGAGATCTACTTTGCCTGGCGGTTGGGCGTTCACGTCCATTAAGCGCTAAAGAAAAGGCCGCGGTTGCGGCCTTTTTTGTCTCTGAAATTCAATATTTAGCAGGAAGTTTGTTGATTTTAATAAGCCTGCCTTCATCCATTTCGATAAACCCGCCGGTTTTTAAATCCGCCAGAATTCGCATTACACCGCTACGGGAAAGTTGCGTTTTCTCTCTGATATACCTTTCCGCCGTTACGCTGCAACGGTAGCTCTCATCTTCATCCATTAGCTTGATTAACTGTTGGCGAATCATCTCATACGCGGTCGGCGCACCCTGAGGCATTACGTTGTTATAAAGGCGGCCATAGACAAACATCAGTTGCTTAGAGATAAGCCCCCATAACCCTTTTTCTTTGATGATTTCATTTGCCCGTTCGGTAGTGAGCACGCCGATCAGACAAGGGCTGACGGTTTTAAGATAGTCATTGAAGTAGGTGCCGGTAAGGTTAGCCAGGCCAAAAAGCGCGGGACTGCGCGCCGTTGAAAGCATCATGTTGTCGCTTCTTCGGTATACTGCAATCGTGCCTTCCGTAATTAAATAACACATTGCCTGGCCGTTTACCTGAAGGTCAAGTTGCTCACCGCGGCCTGTTCTGCGGGGAGTGCAGTATGGCCAGAAATGAGAAATAAGTTCCTGTGCATAAGGAGAACCGCGAAATGGCTGGTCTGAAGCGGACATGGCTATAACCTTTGAGAAGAACGTATACGTTATAGTTTCGCTCTTATCTTCAGCTATCTCCAGATATAAATTGACGGTCAGTACTTCCGCGGCAGGTGGTGGATATCAAGCAATACGCCGCGTTCCATTGTGATGTATTTTCCCGTGCGCAGCTCCGCCAGTATCCTCATAATACCGCTACGAGAGAGATAGGTTCGGCTTTTAATATAAGCAGCCGCGGTGATATTTTGTCTTATTGCGTCAGGCTCTTGCATCAATTCCACAAGCTGAAAGCGAATGATGTCATAAGCAGACATCTGGGAAATTTGAGCGCAATGTTCATAAACACGGGATGCAGTATAGATAAGCAGATTTGAGAAATGTTCCCAGAGATTATGCTCTGCAATCACACGATTAAAGCATTCCAGAGGTACGCTCGCTACCTCCGAGGTTTCAACCGCCCTGACATAAAGGTGCTCTGAAGATAATTGACTGCTTACGCCAAGAATAAACGGTGAGGACTCTGAATTCAAAACAATCCCGTCACCGCGACGATGTAAAGCCACGCTGCCATGTATCAGCAAAAAACATTGACGAATTTCATTGTTGAAATAATGGATAATTTCACCTTTTGCAAGAATGAGCCGTTCAGTAAATGGAAGTACGTTATCAATTATTTTTTCAATGTGATTATAGGGCTTTAATCCAAGTACAGTAGATTGTTCATCGCCGAGTACAGGTGCGATTCGCGTGTTCATTGGTTACCTCGCCAGCAGAGACTATCTTTCTAATCGACCCAAGAATTATCTTAAAAACCAGCAACTCATGGAATATCAGGCGCGAGTCTAATAATAGACCTACAGAAAAGAGGGTCTTAACCGTTTGAAATAATAGGTTTTGTTACGTCAGTCTAAAAGTGGACCGTTTTTGGCGGGCTTGAGATTATCCTAAATAATAATGTTTTATTTTTGTTAAATTCGAGTCTACAGCTAGACCTCAAAACACATTGTCTGCAGGTAGGGAGTAGGATAAGTTTTATCAGGCCGACAGGAGCGCCAGAAATTTATTGTATTAGCAATACTCATTTTGTTCTGTTTCTGTCTGCATATAAATAACAATGGACAAAACGCAAGTGGTGAATGAACCATTAAATGTTTTTTGCCTGAATATCAGTAATAAATAAAGTAATACAGGATATGGCATCATGAAAAAGAAAATTATCATTGCTATGCTCGCAGCAAGTTCTGCATTGACAATGACTCACGCTTTCGCAGCAGCGGGCACCGTGAATTTTAATGGAAATATTCTGGATTCTGCCTGTGATGTTGATGTGGCATCCCAGAACCAGGTAGTGGTGTTGGGGGATTATAATAAAACGGAATTTTCATCGACAGGTGCCAGAACGGCCGCGAAAAAATTCAATATTATTCTGAAAAACTGTCCGGTATCAGTAACTACTGCAAAGGTGCGCTTTGACGGTACGCCTGATGTAACCAATAGCAGTTTGCTTGCTATTGATTCCTCCATTACTGGTGCGGCAACGGGTGTGGCGATTAACCTGATGACCGCAGATAAAGCCGATCTACCTCTTCATGATAACAACGGGTTCTCCTACGTGCTCAACAGCGCGACGGAAAATGTCCTTGATTTTTATGCCCAGTATATTTCAACAGCGTCAGCGGTGACGGCGGGTCCGGCTAACGCAGTCGCTAATTTCTCTGTTGTTTACAACTAAGCCATTTGCAGCAATTAAAAGGGGGGCCTTCCCGGCCCCTTTGTTTTATGAGGAATCACATGCGTTTTATCAGAACAATCGGGTTGGCCGCGGTATCGTTACCGCTAATATTTTCAGGGGCCAATGCCGGAGTGATTATTGGCGGCACGCGTATCATTTTTGATGGTGCGAAAAAGGAAGCGTCAATAGGTGTCACTAACCCTGACAGCACTCCGTATTTAATTCAGTCCTGGATTGATTTAAAAGACGGTCATTCTGGTAAAACGCCTTTTATTATCACACCACCTTTATACCGTCTGGATGGCGGGCAACAAAACGTGGAACGTATCGTGATGACAGGAACCTTGCCGCAGGATAAAGAAACGTTGTTCTGGCTAAATATTAAAGCCATTCCGGCTGCATCCAGCCAGGCTAATTCTCTGCAAATCGCCGTTAAAACACGAATTAAGCTCATTTATCGGCCTGAGGATCTTCGCGCGTCAACACCGGAAGAGCAAGCGACGAAATTAACCTGGCAAAGAACAGGAAATGAACTTCAGGTCACTAACCCAACACGCTATGTGATCAATTTTAATGAAGTGAGTGTTGGCGGCCAAAACATTGACGATGTGACATATGTTTTGCCAGGAGAGTCAGCCCGCTTCCCATTACCCGCAGGGGCTCGTGGCAACTCGCTCATATTTAAAATTATCAACGACTATGGCAGCCCCGGAAAACCACATCAAGCCAGCTTGTGAGTTTTAAAAGCGGCGCTTCTGTACTGATTAGGCTTATAACAATGACAATAAAAAATAATAAGATGCGGCCTGCTCGCCTGGCGACGTATATCGCCATCGCGCTTACAGGTTCTGCACAGCCTCTGTATGCCAGCGAGACGTTTAATTCCGAACTGGTTGAACTGGATAATCCTGGTATGGGCAGGGCAGATTTATCTGCCTTTGAATCAGGATCGCAGATGCCTGGAACGTACCATGTTGACGTCATTCTTGACGACCAGTTAATCGAGACCGTTGATATCCCCTTTAATACCCTTAAAGGCGTTGATGACAATGAAAAATTGCAGCCTTGCCTGAGTGTGGAACAGCTCAAACGCTGGGGAGTGAAAACCGATCTTTTTCCTGATATTGCAGCCGATAACAGTGTTTGCGCTAATCTTCAGGCAATTCCACAAGCCAGCACAGATTTTCAGTTTGGCACTCAGCGGCTGGTCATCAGTATCCCCCAGGCTGCAATTAGCCTGCCTGCAAGAGGCTCTGTACCGCCGGAGATGTGGGATGAGGGTATACAGGCTGCAATGCTCAATTACAGTCTGAGTGGCGCGAACAATTGGGCGAAAACGCGCAATGGCACTAACAGCGATAGCCAGTACGCAAACCTGCGTCCGGGGATAAATATTGGCCCGTGGCGTTTACGAAATTACTCCACGTGGTCGCGTGATGCATCCGGCCAGGATCAATGGGACACCGTCTATACCTACGTTCAGCGTGCCATTATTCCCCTGAAAGCGCAGCTAACGGTAGGGGACAGCACTGCGCCTGCCGATGTGTTTGACAGCATGCCTTTTCGTGGTGGACAACTGGCATCGGACGACGACATGCTGCCAGACTCACTGAAAGGCTATGCGCCGGTGGTACGCGGTATCGCGCGTACCAATGCTCAGGTTGTGGTGCGCCAGAACGGGTATCAGATTTATCAAAGCTATGTCTCGCCTGGCGCGTTTGAAATTGTGGACATGTATCCCACCGGAGGCGCAGGGGATCTTGAGGTGACGATTAAAGAAGCCGATGGAAGCGAGCAACATTTCACTCTGCCTTATGCCTCGCTGCCCGTATTGCAGCGTGAGGGTCGGCTGAAATATGCCCTCACCGGAGGACAATATCGCTCATATAACAGCAGTGTGGATAAGACCCCGTTTGAACAAATCACCGGAATATATGGCCTGAAGCATGGCATTACCCTCTACGGGGGGCTGCAGGAATCAAGCAAATATCAGTCGCTTGCTTTCGGTACAGGTAAAAACATGGGCGATTTTGGCGCACTGTCCGCAGACGTGATCCAGGCATGGTCCACACCGAATAAAACAGCAAAAACGCGCGGCCAGTCCTGGCGAGCGCGTTACAGCAAGAACTTTGTGAATAGCGGGACGAATTTTTCCATTGCGGGATACCGCTATTCGACCAGTGGCTATTACGGGATGCAGGACGTGCTGGATTCATACGGGGACAGCACTGCACTGCAGGACAGAAGACGTAACCGTGCGGAGCTGACAATGAGCCAGACGCTGGGGGGACGCCTCGGCGCTCTGACGCTTAGCGCTGCGCGTGAAGATTACTGGAATTCCCCTCAATCGATGGTCTCCTGGAGCGTCGGATACAACAATTACTGGCACAACATCAGCTATGGCGTGACATGGACATACAGTAAAAACAGCCACTCTGCCTCAAATAACGGGAGCGCTAAAACCTATGATCACGATCAGCTTCTGGCTTTTAATGTCAGCGTGCCGTTGGAGAAATTCCTGCCGCAAACCTGGGCTAACTATGGCGTGAACGCGAGCAAGGATCGCGGCACGACGCACAATATTGGTATGAACGGCGTGGCGCTGGAGAACCGGGCTCTGAGCTGGAACATGCAACAGGGTTACGGTACGGATGGCGTGGGTTATACAGGTAATGTAAACGGTGACTATAAAGGAACATACGGCGAAGCCTCGGCGGGGTATAGCTACGATAAAAACAGTACACGTCTGAATTATGGTTTGCAGGGTGGGATCATCCTTCATGGTGACGGTGTGACACTCTCTCAGCCGCTGGGGGAAACAAATGTACTGGTAAAAGCACCTGGCGCTCATGGCGTGGATATTCGAAATCAGCCGGGTGTCCGCACGGATTACAAAGGCTATACGGTGGTGAGCAATCTTTCAGTTTACCGGAAAAATGACGTTATTCTCGATCCGGAAAATATGCCTGACGATGTTGAGCTGGACATCAATACCCGAACGGTAATACCGACGCGGGGAGCGCTGGTTAAAGCCGAATACATATCTAAAGTGGGTCGCCGGGTTCTGATGACCTTATCGGATAATAACCATTTTGTTCCATTTGGCGCGGTGGTCACGCTCTCAGGTGATAGCCAGAGCAGTTTTATCGTGGGCGATCGCGGACAGGTGTACTTAACGGGTATGCGCGAGCAGGGAGCAATATTAGCAACATGGGGAAATCAACCTGGTCAACGGTGTCGGGCTGAGTTCAGCTTGCCAAAACAATCATCTTATGGGGGCATAACAGAAGTAAACGCACAGTGCCTTCAGGACCGTTAAAATGAAAATTGCAACCTTTATATTTTTGCTGTGTTCGTTTACTGGCTGGAATATTGCCTATGCCGGAACCTGTACAACGATTACGCCGCAACTTTCTACGCTGTCTGTCGGTACGATTAACGTTCAGCGCGATACACCTGTCGGTACAGTGATATTTTCCCGTGCAGCGACAAGGACAACTTCGTATTTAACGGGGTGTACCAATCCGTTAATGTTGGGATTCAGTATGCGGTATAATAGTGCAATACCGAGTGGTTTTGGCAACCACGTATATGCCACTAATATCAGTGGCATTGGAATACGGTTTTCCTCCGGGAATTACTTTGAAAGTCCGAATAATACATTTACGTATAACGCCCAGACATCCTATGTCGAATGGTTTGGCGGAAAGATTGAATTGATTGTAACCGGCCCGGTGTCGTCAGGCGTATTAATGCCTGGTGTTATTGGCGTAGTTATGCTGCAGGGGGCTGATGGAGTTTACCGTGAAGGTCTCACCACGCAGCTTAACGATGGGACTATCAACGCGCTGGCATGCAGTATCAGTTCGTCTCAGTTAACGTTTCCGATGGGTGATATTCCTGTTTCAATGTTCGGTTCTGTTGTGGGAACAACGCCGGCAGGGGCGCAGAATACGCAAAATCTGGGACTAAGTTGTTCCGCCGGAACCAATATCAACGTTTCACTGAGTGGTATACAAAACCCGGATGTGGCTGATACAAGCGTAATGGCGTTAACAGGACAAGGGAATGCAGGTACGGCAAAAGGCGTTGGTGTGCAGCTTTTATATAACGGTTCACCGTTGGTCATGAATAGCCGGATTCTGTTAAAACAATCTGCGGGTGGGCAAGAGACGTTACCATTAACGGCTCGCTATTATCAAACGTTAACGACCATTGAACCGGGCTCAGCAAATGCCTCAGCAACGCTGACGTTGACCTACCAGTAACAGGTGAGATAATGCAAATGCAATATAAGAAATTCCTTTTTCTCGCTTTATTGTGCTGGAACGTCTATGCCGCAGACGGGGTGAATGTCAGCGTCACGGGAAATATTGTGGCCTCGCCCTGTGTATTTAACGGCGGGAATTCAAATCTTGATGTTAACCTTGGGAATATTCAGGCGATAAATATGGCGACGCCAGGGTCAACGTCCGATCCGGTCACATTTAATTTCGTGTTTACCCATTGTCCGGTGGGTACGCGTACCGTCACCGCCAGCTTTACCGGAACGCCCGATCCTGTTGCTGGCGCGGACTATTATATGAACAGCGGTTCGGCCACCAATGTTGCGGTGGCAATGAGAGAGCGGGCGTCTGGCATACTCAAGGGGACGGGTTCCAGCATCTCACAAAACATCGCGGCAGACAGAACCGCAACTATGCCAATGCAGGCGTTGGTTAAATCTGTATCGGGTGGGGTAGCGCCAGGAAGCATAAGTGCAGTTGTGATGGTTACGCTGCAATACAATTAAGTGGAAGAGAACTGTTCGTCTTTTTTATTACGATACATCGGTACGATCTATGTTGAATATTTTGATTAAAGAAACGGATCTGTTTTTTAGAGCCGGATTACAATATTTTCTTGTGGATTTCTTTTCCCGTAATTTTAAACATCATCTCCACTTTAACTATGTATTTACGGCTGACAGCGTCAGTATGGCCGATATTGTCGTTCTTTCTTTATGTAATGGTGAAATGCTGACCTGCTTCCCTGAGTTTAAAAACCGGAAAAAAGGCATTGTGATAGGGTTGGTTGACGATGCGTTTCGCTTCCAGGCGATGTCATCCTGTTTTCAGGATATTATATTTATTTCCCGTAACGCTTCTCTTGACCAGGTGAGCGAGACGCTCTTTATTGCATGGCTTAAAATGCAATTACCCGGATATAGCTGGAATAAAAATACCTGTCTGAATTGTCAACATAGAGTCTTATCACCACAGCAAGTCAGAATTATGGTGAGTTTTTACCGGGGTTTATCAGTTATGCAAATAGCTGACGCGTTGCGGATAAGCGATAAAACGGTATTTACCCATAAATATATTTTGATGCAGAAATTTGACCTGCGAAGCGATTATGAACTGATCGCTTTGCTCAACAGGCTGGTTGCAAAAAACAGTCACCCTAACGTTTTCCGTGACTATCTGGAAAAAGATTTCAGTGAAGAAAGCGATGCAGAAACGTCTGTACGTCAGGCCTGCGGTGGGGAGACTGCGGCAGGCGAAGAATCACAGAGCGTGAGGTGACTTACGGTATTGCCGGGTGGCGGCTACGCCTCACCCGGCAATATCCTTAAACGTTCACGGCGCTGATCAGCCGTGATTTCATGGTTTGGTACGCCGAAGCCGCAAAATCTTCCGCCCGGCGCTGGTCCTCAATCGCCTCCAGTTGTACTGCACAATACTTCGTTTCCGGCGTTCTGGAGACCGGGTCGAGGTTATCCTGCGTCAGTTCGTTGCATGCGCCAATCCACCATTGATAGGTCATATACACCGCACCGGTATTAATGCGTTCGCTGATGCTGGCGCGCGTGATGACTTTACCCCGGCGTGAACGTACCCATACCAGTTGACCATCGGCAATGCCCCGTTTATCCGCATCGGCAGGGTTGATCTGCACCTGACCGGGTTCATCGGCGAGGCTTTGCAGCGCGGCGCAGTTACCGGTCATTGAACGACAGGAGTAATGACCGACCTCGCGCACGGTACATAGCACTAACGGATAATCCATATCCGGAGTTTCAGCCGGTGCGCGCCAGGCGGCGGCGAAAAGCTGTCCTTTGCCAGTCGGCGTATCGAACTGATTATTTTTATACAGGTACGGCGTCCCCGGATGATCGAGCGTCGGACACGGCCACTGCACATGGCCCATCTCGCCCATTTTCTCATACGTAACGCCATAGAACAGCGGGCACAGCTCGCGCATCTCATCCCAGATCTGCTGGTTAGAGCTGTACTGCATCGGGTAGCCCATCTCAGTGGCAAGCAAACTAATGATTTCCCAGTCCCGCTTCACGTTACCGCTGGCGTCAATGGCTTTGCCGAAACGCTGAAAGCCCCGGTCAGCGCAGGTAAAGACGCCGCCGTGTTCACCCCAGGAGGTTGCAGGCAGCAGCACATCCGCCACTTCTGCCGTTTTGGTCATGAAAATGTCCTGCACGACGACAAAATCGAGAGCCTCGAAACCGCGGCGGACCAGGCCGAGATCGGCCTCGGTCTGAAGCGGATCTTCCCCCATGATGTAGTAGGCTTTGACCTTCCCCTCCAGCGCAAGGTGCGGTACTTCGGTGATGCGCGCTCCGACACGATCGTCCATGTTATTGACGTCGATCCCCCACGCATCGGCAAACTTTTGCCTGACTGCCGGGTCAGTAACGTCCTGATAGCCGGGGAACATATTGGGCAGAACGCCCATGTCACAGGCACCCTGAACGTTATTCTGCCCGCGAACCGGGCCGACACCCACGGCAGGGCGACCCAGGTTGCCGGTCAATAGCGCCAGGCTGGAAAGACCTTTCACGACGTCCACTGCCTGACCAAACTGCGTTACGCCCATTCCCCACATCACCGTTGCAGAAGGCGCTGCGGCAAAGGTACGCATCGCCTGACGAACCTCCTGCGCAGGAATGCCTGTAAGGTGTTCCACTTTCTCCGGCGCGTAAGCGCTGACCATCTGGCGATACATATCCAGACCTTCCGTGAAGCGCGCAACGTAATTCTTGTCGTACAGCTCCTCCTCCAGCAGCACATAGCCAAACGCGTTGACCAGGGCCATATTACTGCCGTTTTTCAGTTGCAGATGCTGATCGGCAATGCGTGCCGTTTCAATGCGACGCGGATCGCAGACGATGATTTTCGCGCCGTTCTCGCGCGCTTTAAGCACTCGTCTGGCGACGATCGGATGGGAATCCGCACAGTTGTAGCCAAACACCAGCAGGCACTTTGAGTGTTCAATATCATTTATGGAATTACTCATCGCCCCGTTGCCGAGCGTTTCCTGTAAACCGGCAACAGAGGGGCCATGGCAGACGCGCGCGCAGCAGTCGACGTTATTGGTGTGAAGCACCGCGCGGGCAAATTTTTGCATGACATAGTTAGTTTCATTCCCGGTCCCCCTTGATGAACCGGTCGTCATGATTGCGCGGGGGCCAAACTGGGCTTTGATATTATTGAGTTTTTGCGCGGTATAGCGGATAGCTTCTTCCCATGTAACAGGCGTAAAAGCAGCGCCTTTATGATAGCGGATCATGGGTTGCGTTAAGCGGGGAGTCAGCAGACGCGTATCGTTCAGGAAGTCCCAACCGTAATACCCTTTCAGACACAGGGTGCCCTGATTGGTTACACCATCCGCGGCTTCGGCACGGATAATGCGGTTATTTTCTACAACGAGAGTTAATTTACAGCCCGCACCACAGTAAGGGCAGACGCTAGCGATTTTTTTCATCAATAACAGACCTGTTAAGAAATGAAGCGATGTTTAACTGGATAGCCCAGTCCCGTAGGGGAGAACTAGCAGGAACCATGCCACATTGTCTTTTGTTGTTTTACAGGGAGTTATGAAGAGGGGGAGCGTGTCATCGTCAGGCGCTTCGTCAAAACTGACGATGACACGTTAGCAAGGGTTGGCGAAGGGGAGGTTACAGATCATCCATGGTATAACCCACGACAATTTCCAGCGTTTTACGAATAACATCCGCCTTCACAACGTCGTCGGTTGTTTCCAGCGTCTGGATCAGCCAAAGAATGATCGCTTTATTGGTAAGGTGGCCTTCGGAAGCAAGAACACAACGTACTGCAGTAGCAAAAATGGCGGACTCTTCAGCAAAACGATCGCCGGCGTGACGGAAATACTCCGATAACGCGCTATCTAAAAAGGCGGAATGGTATTTGGGTTGAAGCTGAATGTGTTGTCTCATTTCTTTTCACCGTAGCTGTAAAGTGGTAGTCAATGTATTTTCTTTGGATCGGATGGTTTTCCATTACCTAATAACGGCACTACATTGTCTTTGTTATCTCTGAGAGGTCCCTCTCTGATGGTTCTTCCCTGTGCGGTTCTGCCGCGTCTGAAGGCGATAATGTTCTCACCGATTTCGGCGATCGCCTTCGCGAGAGTCTCCCGCCGCTGGGGATTATGTTCATGTGCTTTCATATCCCGCAGGCGCTGAACTAAGCGATCAATGGTCAGCGGTTCCCACTCTTTCAGAAGTGAAAGAACAGCGTCTCCTATAAGCTGGTCAATCAGTCGCTCTGCGTCACTGCTGTTCATAACGTTAGCGTTCGAAGAGCAGACCAAGCAGCATGTGATAATGCTGTTCCTCGTCCGGGCCATTGGCATTTTCGAGGCGGCTTAATAATTTGGTACAGAGCGATTTGCGGTTGAGATGTCGACCATCGCTCAGGATTTCAACAACCACCTGACCCAGTGTCTCCTGCTGAGTTGGCAGCGCAGTTTTCTCAAAATATTGCGCAATCGCTGTTGCTGAATCTGCGGCGTAACCGTTCTGTTGCATGTTTCGCTCCTGTAAATATCCGTAATCAGTAAC is a genomic window containing:
- a CDS encoding YdiH family protein, whose translation is MDTEITPTQLAIEYLRRDKSNLSPAQYLKKLKQLELEFADLLALSSNELKEEIYFAWRLGVHVH
- a CDS encoding fimbrial protein, translated to MKIATFIFLLCSFTGWNIAYAGTCTTITPQLSTLSVGTINVQRDTPVGTVIFSRAATRTTSYLTGCTNPLMLGFSMRYNSAIPSGFGNHVYATNISGIGIRFSSGNYFESPNNTFTYNAQTSYVEWFGGKIELIVTGPVSSGVLMPGVIGVVMLQGADGVYREGLTTQLNDGTINALACSISSSQLTFPMGDIPVSMFGSVVGTTPAGAQNTQNLGLSCSAGTNINVSLSGIQNPDVADTSVMALTGQGNAGTAKGVGVQLLYNGSPLVMNSRILLKQSAGGQETLPLTARYYQTLTTIEPGSANASATLTLTYQ
- a CDS encoding fimbrial protein yields the protein MQMQYKKFLFLALLCWNVYAADGVNVSVTGNIVASPCVFNGGNSNLDVNLGNIQAINMATPGSTSDPVTFNFVFTHCPVGTRTVTASFTGTPDPVAGADYYMNSGSATNVAVAMRERASGILKGTGSSISQNIAADRTATMPMQALVKSVSGGVAPGSISAVVMVTLQYN
- a CDS encoding molecular chaperone gives rise to the protein MRFIRTIGLAAVSLPLIFSGANAGVIIGGTRIIFDGAKKEASIGVTNPDSTPYLIQSWIDLKDGHSGKTPFIITPPLYRLDGGQQNVERIVMTGTLPQDKETLFWLNIKAIPAASSQANSLQIAVKTRIKLIYRPEDLRASTPEEQATKLTWQRTGNELQVTNPTRYVINFNEVSVGGQNIDDVTYVLPGESARFPLPAGARGNSLIFKIINDYGSPGKPHQASL
- a CDS encoding winged helix-turn-helix transcriptional regulator, translated to MSASDQPFRGSPYAQELISHFWPYCTPRRTGRGEQLDLQVNGQAMCYLITEGTIAVYRRSDNMMLSTARSPALFGLANLTGTYFNDYLKTVSPCLIGVLTTERANEIIKEKGLWGLISKQLMFVYGRLYNNVMPQGAPTAYEMIRQQLIKLMDEDESYRCSVTAERYIREKTQLSRSGVMRILADLKTGGFIEMDEGRLIKINKLPAKY
- a CDS encoding winged helix-turn-helix transcriptional regulator, whose product is MNTRIAPVLGDEQSTVLGLKPYNHIEKIIDNVLPFTERLILAKGEIIHYFNNEIRQCFLLIHGSVALHRRGDGIVLNSESSPFILGVSSQLSSEHLYVRAVETSEVASVPLECFNRVIAEHNLWEHFSNLLIYTASRVYEHCAQISQMSAYDIIRFQLVELMQEPDAIRQNITAAAYIKSRTYLSRSGIMRILAELRTGKYITMERGVLLDIHHLPRKY
- a CDS encoding LuxR C-terminal-related transcriptional regulator; protein product: MLNILIKETDLFFRAGLQYFLVDFFSRNFKHHLHFNYVFTADSVSMADIVVLSLCNGEMLTCFPEFKNRKKGIVIGLVDDAFRFQAMSSCFQDIIFISRNASLDQVSETLFIAWLKMQLPGYSWNKNTCLNCQHRVLSPQQVRIMVSFYRGLSVMQIADALRISDKTVFTHKYILMQKFDLRSDYELIALLNRLVAKNSHPNVFRDYLEKDFSEESDAETSVRQACGGETAAGEESQSVR
- the menI gene encoding 1,4-dihydroxy-2-naphthoyl-CoA hydrolase, whose translation is MIWKRAVTLQALNAMGEGNMVGLLDIQFTRIGENELEATMPVDNRTHQPFGLLHGGASVVLAETLGSVAGYLCTEGEQKVVGLEVNANHIRSVRSGRVRGICRALHAGSRHQVWQIDILDEQERLCCSSRLTTAVV
- a CDS encoding fimbria/pilus outer membrane usher protein; translated protein: MTIKNNKMRPARLATYIAIALTGSAQPLYASETFNSELVELDNPGMGRADLSAFESGSQMPGTYHVDVILDDQLIETVDIPFNTLKGVDDNEKLQPCLSVEQLKRWGVKTDLFPDIAADNSVCANLQAIPQASTDFQFGTQRLVISIPQAAISLPARGSVPPEMWDEGIQAAMLNYSLSGANNWAKTRNGTNSDSQYANLRPGINIGPWRLRNYSTWSRDASGQDQWDTVYTYVQRAIIPLKAQLTVGDSTAPADVFDSMPFRGGQLASDDDMLPDSLKGYAPVVRGIARTNAQVVVRQNGYQIYQSYVSPGAFEIVDMYPTGGAGDLEVTIKEADGSEQHFTLPYASLPVLQREGRLKYALTGGQYRSYNSSVDKTPFEQITGIYGLKHGITLYGGLQESSKYQSLAFGTGKNMGDFGALSADVIQAWSTPNKTAKTRGQSWRARYSKNFVNSGTNFSIAGYRYSTSGYYGMQDVLDSYGDSTALQDRRRNRAELTMSQTLGGRLGALTLSAAREDYWNSPQSMVSWSVGYNNYWHNISYGVTWTYSKNSHSASNNGSAKTYDHDQLLAFNVSVPLEKFLPQTWANYGVNASKDRGTTHNIGMNGVALENRALSWNMQQGYGTDGVGYTGNVNGDYKGTYGEASAGYSYDKNSTRLNYGLQGGIILHGDGVTLSQPLGETNVLVKAPGAHGVDIRNQPGVRTDYKGYTVVSNLSVYRKNDVILDPENMPDDVELDINTRTVIPTRGALVKAEYISKVGRRVLMTLSDNNHFVPFGAVVTLSGDSQSSFIVGDRGQVYLTGMREQGAILATWGNQPGQRCRAEFSLPKQSSYGGITEVNAQCLQDR
- a CDS encoding fimbrial protein — translated: MKKKIIIAMLAASSALTMTHAFAAAGTVNFNGNILDSACDVDVASQNQVVVLGDYNKTEFSSTGARTAAKKFNIILKNCPVSVTTAKVRFDGTPDVTNSSLLAIDSSITGAATGVAINLMTADKADLPLHDNNGFSYVLNSATENVLDFYAQYISTASAVTAGPANAVANFSVVYN